One genomic segment of Pseudomonas chlororaphis subsp. aurantiaca includes these proteins:
- a CDS encoding response regulator: MIRVLVAEDHTIVREGIKQLIGLAKDLTVAGEASNGEQLLETLRHVPCEVVLLDISMPGVNGLEAIPRIRALNNPPAILVLSMHDEAQMAARALKVGAAGYATKDSDPALLLTAIRKVAAGGRYIDPELADRMVFEVGLTDTRPLHSLLSEREFSVFERLAQGANVNDIAQQLALSSKTISTHKARLMQKLNITSLAELVKYAMEHKLL, from the coding sequence GTGATCCGTGTACTGGTAGCCGAAGACCACACCATCGTTCGCGAAGGCATCAAGCAGTTGATCGGCCTGGCCAAGGACCTGACGGTGGCGGGGGAGGCGAGCAATGGCGAGCAGTTGCTGGAAACCCTGCGCCACGTGCCTTGCGAAGTGGTGCTGCTGGATATTTCCATGCCTGGCGTCAACGGCCTGGAGGCGATCCCGCGGATCCGCGCGCTGAACAATCCACCGGCGATCCTGGTGCTGTCGATGCACGACGAAGCGCAGATGGCGGCCCGGGCGCTGAAAGTGGGAGCGGCCGGTTATGCCACCAAGGACAGCGACCCGGCGCTGCTGCTGACGGCGATCCGCAAGGTGGCGGCGGGCGGGCGTTATATCGACCCGGAACTGGCCGACCGGATGGTCTTCGAAGTCGGCCTGACGGATACCCGGCCCCTGCATTCCCTGCTGTCGGAGCGTGAGTTTTCCGTGTTCGAACGGCTGGCCCAGGGGGCCAACGTCAACGACATCGCCCAGCAGCTGGCCTTGAGCAGCAAGACCATCAGTACCCACAAGGCGCGGCTGATGCAGAAACTCAACATCACCTCCCTGGCCGAGCTGGTGAAGTACGCGATGGAGCACAAGCTGCTTTGA
- a CDS encoding PAS domain-containing sensor histidine kinase translates to MMRFRCLLVIGCICLPLMAWAVPAPHIAQAQWSPAQQQWLEQHRELRVGVVLQAPYAQYDRRLQRLSGANIELMQWLAQAMKVDLSWRNFADQAQLEAAVRAGEIDMAPGLSQTPAGLRLWQFSDPYMRVPQLVVGEQKGAGAVELEKLDSQTRVAVRMPSAVADYLRATYSNLNLQGVPLERQALQLLLSQQARYAVIDEAQLSRLSAEPEFAGLAVVGDIGLPQLLRVATRRDWPELADIVQRALHGIAAKDLEQLHNRWLQPKYPRLSESRAFWQNLSLLLAVLLLASMAIVIWQRRQQQALEQRLLSTREDLARREASEEALRLTQFSIDQSTVGILWVNWDSHVRYANRAAESMLGYAPGAVVDRPLSDFEPNLHMDRWLGLWKRARASEDAPPSFETQCVRADGSILPADVSLSFLRFRDGEYLVVYLTDVTERRRALAALQESEARLQGIAANVPGLVFRLERAPVTGQIDFAYISEGSESLVGYSPATLSHRDIGLRSLVHPEDRASYHQTQDHALDTDSDWSWQGRILTRQGEQRWAEIKAITRQLEDGAYVWDGIVWDISESKRIELELASSREQLRELSAHLESVREEEKARIAREVHDELGQMLTVLKLETSMCELAYAQLDPGLHERLNSMKRLIAQLFQLVRDVATALRPPILDAGIASAIEWQARRFEARTQIPCLVQVPDNLPVLSDAKAIGLFRILQEALTNVMRHAQAHTVELTLSLEHNQLCMTISDDGQGFVVEAGRPTSFGLVGMRERVLIMGGSLTLDSQLGEGTTLSVTVPLDL, encoded by the coding sequence ATGATGCGTTTTCGCTGCCTGCTGGTTATCGGCTGTATCTGCCTTCCCTTGATGGCCTGGGCGGTGCCTGCGCCGCATATCGCCCAGGCGCAGTGGAGCCCCGCGCAGCAGCAGTGGCTGGAACAGCACCGGGAACTGCGGGTCGGCGTGGTGCTCCAGGCCCCCTACGCCCAGTACGACCGGCGGCTGCAACGCTTGTCCGGCGCCAATATCGAACTGATGCAGTGGCTGGCCCAGGCGATGAAGGTCGATCTGAGTTGGCGCAACTTTGCCGATCAGGCGCAACTGGAGGCTGCGGTGCGCGCCGGTGAAATCGATATGGCCCCGGGCCTGAGCCAGACCCCGGCCGGGCTGCGGCTCTGGCAGTTTTCCGATCCCTATATGCGCGTCCCGCAACTGGTGGTCGGCGAGCAGAAGGGCGCCGGCGCGGTGGAGCTGGAAAAGCTCGACAGCCAGACTCGCGTGGCGGTGCGCATGCCCAGCGCGGTGGCGGACTATCTGCGTGCGACTTACTCCAATCTCAATTTGCAGGGCGTGCCCCTGGAGCGCCAAGCCCTGCAATTGCTGCTCAGCCAGCAGGCGCGTTATGCGGTGATCGATGAAGCGCAGCTCAGTCGTTTGTCGGCGGAACCGGAGTTCGCCGGCCTGGCGGTGGTGGGCGATATCGGCCTGCCGCAACTGCTGCGGGTGGCTACCCGGCGCGACTGGCCCGAGCTTGCGGATATCGTGCAACGCGCCTTGCACGGTATCGCCGCCAAGGACCTGGAGCAGTTGCACAATCGCTGGCTGCAGCCCAAGTATCCGCGGCTGAGCGAGTCCCGCGCTTTCTGGCAGAACCTCAGCCTGTTGCTGGCCGTGCTGCTGTTGGCGAGCATGGCCATCGTTATCTGGCAGCGCCGCCAGCAACAGGCGCTCGAGCAGCGGTTGCTGAGCACCCGCGAGGATCTGGCCCGGCGCGAGGCCAGTGAAGAAGCCTTGCGCCTGACCCAGTTTTCCATCGACCAGAGCACGGTGGGCATTCTCTGGGTCAACTGGGACAGCCATGTGCGCTACGCTAATCGCGCGGCCGAAAGCATGCTGGGTTATGCGCCGGGGGCGGTGGTCGACCGGCCGTTGAGCGACTTCGAACCCAACCTGCACATGGACCGCTGGCTTGGCCTGTGGAAGCGCGCCCGGGCCAGCGAGGACGCGCCGCCCAGCTTCGAGACCCAGTGTGTCCGCGCCGACGGCAGCATCCTGCCGGCCGATGTATCGTTGAGCTTTCTGCGCTTTCGCGATGGCGAATACCTGGTGGTTTACCTCACTGACGTCACCGAGCGTCGTCGCGCCCTGGCGGCCCTGCAGGAAAGCGAGGCGCGGTTGCAGGGGATCGCCGCCAATGTGCCGGGGCTGGTGTTCCGCCTGGAACGGGCGCCGGTGACCGGGCAGATCGATTTCGCCTACATCAGCGAAGGCAGCGAGAGCCTGGTGGGTTACTCCCCGGCGACCCTCAGCCACCGCGACATAGGGCTGCGCAGCCTGGTGCACCCCGAAGATAGGGCCAGCTACCACCAGACCCAGGACCATGCCCTGGACACCGACAGCGACTGGTCCTGGCAGGGGCGGATCCTGACCCGCCAGGGCGAACAGCGCTGGGCGGAAATCAAGGCCATCACCCGCCAGCTTGAGGACGGCGCCTATGTCTGGGACGGCATCGTCTGGGACATCAGCGAAAGCAAGCGCATCGAACTGGAACTGGCCAGCTCGCGCGAGCAACTGCGCGAGCTGTCGGCGCACCTGGAAAGCGTGCGCGAAGAGGAAAAGGCCCGCATCGCCCGGGAGGTGCACGACGAGTTGGGGCAGATGCTCACGGTGCTCAAGCTGGAGACCTCGATGTGCGAGCTGGCCTACGCGCAACTCGATCCGGGGCTGCACGAACGCTTGAACAGCATGAAGCGCCTGATCGCCCAGCTGTTCCAACTGGTGCGCGATGTGGCCACGGCCTTGCGCCCGCCGATTCTCGATGCCGGCATCGCGTCGGCCATCGAGTGGCAGGCGCGGCGTTTCGAGGCGCGCACGCAGATTCCTTGCCTGGTGCAGGTGCCCGACAATCTGCCGGTGCTCAGCGACGCCAAGGCCATCGGTCTGTTCCGCATCCTCCAGGAGGCGCTGACCAACGTGATGCGCCATGCACAGGCGCATACTGTCGAACTGACCCTGAGCCTCGAGCACAATCAGCTGTGCATGACCATCAGCGACGACGGCCAGGGTTTCGTGGTCGAGGCCGGGCGGCCGACGTCCTTCGGTCTGGTGGGCATGCGCGAGCGGGTACTGATCATGGGCGGCAGCCTGACCCTGGACAGTCAGCTGGGCGAGGGCACCACCCTGAGCGTTACGGTGCCGCTGGACCTGTAG
- a CDS encoding alpha/beta hydrolase family protein, whose protein sequence is MPFVHRTALPALCLSLILPCAFSVEADDPQPAPAEQAAAEKPAERQPLLERSQEDAAALERVIPPGEQQSLQAGSESFLALWKPANSSDPKGMVIIIPSAGETADWPQAIGPLRNRLPDADWSSLSLTLPDLQSDAAQPRIVEAEPAPAPVDTSSKDAATAAPKPIEQAAGGEAEIADHAVVESSEEQAKADVERIFARIDAAVTYAQQQNARSIVLLGHGSGAYWATRYLSEKQPPEIQKLVLVAAQTPSIGKPGLAELTPTLKLATADFFYKDNAQSRKSALERLQASKRLKNANFTQISLNALPGNSRAENEQLFRRVRGWLSPQPAQD, encoded by the coding sequence ATGCCCTTTGTCCACCGCACGGCACTGCCCGCATTGTGCCTGTCGCTGATCCTGCCTTGTGCCTTTTCGGTCGAGGCCGACGATCCGCAACCCGCCCCGGCAGAACAGGCTGCCGCGGAAAAACCGGCCGAGCGCCAGCCGCTCCTTGAGCGTAGCCAGGAAGATGCCGCGGCCCTCGAACGCGTCATACCGCCCGGCGAACAACAGTCATTGCAAGCCGGCAGCGAGAGCTTTCTGGCCCTGTGGAAACCGGCCAACAGCAGCGACCCCAAGGGCATGGTAATTATCATCCCCAGCGCTGGCGAAACCGCTGACTGGCCTCAGGCAATCGGCCCTTTGCGCAACAGATTGCCGGATGCCGACTGGAGCAGCCTGAGCCTGACCTTGCCCGACCTGCAGAGCGATGCGGCGCAACCGCGCATCGTCGAGGCCGAACCTGCCCCCGCGCCCGTCGACACTAGCAGCAAAGATGCCGCCACGGCGGCGCCCAAGCCGATCGAACAGGCCGCCGGTGGCGAAGCCGAAATTGCCGATCACGCAGTGGTGGAGAGCAGCGAAGAACAGGCCAAGGCCGATGTCGAGCGAATCTTTGCCCGTATCGACGCCGCGGTGACCTACGCCCAGCAGCAGAACGCCCGCAGCATTGTGCTGCTGGGTCATGGCAGCGGCGCCTACTGGGCCACGCGCTACCTGAGCGAAAAACAGCCGCCGGAGATTCAGAAACTGGTGCTGGTGGCCGCCCAGACTCCGTCCATCGGCAAGCCCGGACTGGCGGAACTGACCCCGACCCTGAAGCTGGCGACCGCCGACTTTTTCTACAAGGACAACGCGCAGTCTCGCAAGAGCGCCCTGGAACGTCTGCAAGCGAGCAAGCGCCTGAAGAACGCCAACTTCACCCAGATCTCGCTCAATGCCCTGCCGGGCAACAGCAGGGCTGAAAACGAACAGCTGTTCAGACGCGTACGTGGCTGGCTGAGCCCGCAACCCGCGCAAGACTGA
- a CDS encoding TerB family tellurite resistance protein: MLWPGTLIGAGAGFAIASIPGAMLGALLGQALDRRLQLHSWAQVRERLGGRPALRNDELLFVLLGRLAKSDGRVVDGHIQQARLEMRSLDMSEVAQRRAIAAFNRGKSGNDRLRGYLRRLAAQPHAAEGVLRACWRMVWADGRASPAERELIQLWGKWLGWTVQQVQALAADYEPSKKPLANSSGTYQDALRLLGVSATSEPSQIKRAYRRLLSRHHPDKIAGSGASPLQVREATEKTRELHSAYALIRERRDFR, from the coding sequence ATGTTGTGGCCAGGGACTCTGATCGGAGCCGGGGCTGGCTTTGCCATAGCCAGTATCCCGGGGGCCATGCTGGGAGCGTTGCTGGGACAGGCGCTGGACCGGCGCCTGCAACTGCATAGCTGGGCCCAGGTGCGTGAGCGTCTGGGCGGTCGACCGGCGCTGCGCAACGATGAACTGCTGTTCGTACTCTTGGGGCGGTTGGCGAAAAGCGATGGCCGGGTGGTCGATGGGCATATCCAGCAGGCGCGTCTGGAAATGCGCTCGCTGGATATGAGTGAAGTCGCGCAGCGCCGCGCCATTGCCGCGTTCAATCGGGGCAAGTCGGGTAACGATCGGTTGCGAGGCTACCTGCGCCGCCTGGCGGCGCAGCCTCATGCCGCCGAGGGTGTATTGCGTGCTTGCTGGCGGATGGTCTGGGCCGATGGCCGGGCCAGCCCCGCCGAGCGTGAGCTGATCCAGCTCTGGGGCAAATGGCTGGGCTGGACTGTGCAGCAGGTGCAGGCGTTGGCAGCGGACTATGAGCCGAGCAAAAAACCGTTGGCCAATAGCAGTGGCACTTATCAGGACGCATTGCGCCTGCTGGGTGTCTCGGCGACCAGTGAGCCTTCGCAGATCAAGCGCGCCTACCGGCGCCTGCTCAGCCGTCATCACCCGGACAAGATTGCCGGTAGCGGCGCAAGTCCGTTGCAGGTGCGGGAAGCCACGGAAAAAACCCGCGAGTTGCACAGCGCTTATGCGCTGATCCGCGAGCGTCGGGATTTTCGTTAG
- the murU gene encoding N-acetylmuramate alpha-1-phosphate uridylyltransferase MurU has product MKAMILAAGKGERMRPLTLTTPKPLIRVAGVPLIEYHLRALARAGFTEIVINHAWLGQQIEDHLGDGSRFGLSIRYSPEGEPLETGGGIFRALPLLGDEPFVVVNGDVWTDYDFRSLNRPLDALAHLVLVDNPAHHTAGDFVLSDARVRDAEPGVQTLTYSGIAVLHPDLFQGCTPDAFKLAPLLRKAMADGQVSGERLQGHWVDVGTHERLAEVETLLEASH; this is encoded by the coding sequence ATGAAGGCGATGATTCTGGCCGCAGGCAAGGGCGAACGGATGCGCCCCTTGACCCTGACCACGCCCAAGCCATTGATCCGCGTTGCCGGTGTGCCGTTGATCGAGTACCACCTGCGGGCACTGGCCCGGGCGGGCTTTACCGAAATCGTCATCAACCACGCCTGGCTGGGGCAGCAGATCGAAGATCATCTGGGCGATGGTTCGCGCTTCGGCCTGAGCATCCGCTATTCGCCGGAGGGCGAGCCGCTGGAAACCGGCGGCGGTATTTTCCGCGCCTTGCCATTGCTGGGCGACGAGCCCTTTGTGGTGGTCAACGGCGATGTCTGGACCGATTACGATTTCCGCTCGTTGAACCGTCCGCTGGACGCGCTGGCGCACCTGGTGCTGGTGGATAACCCGGCTCACCATACAGCCGGGGATTTCGTCCTCAGCGATGCCCGGGTGCGGGACGCCGAGCCGGGCGTGCAGACCCTGACCTACAGCGGGATCGCGGTGTTGCACCCGGACCTGTTCCAGGGCTGCACGCCGGATGCGTTCAAACTGGCGCCCCTGCTGCGCAAGGCCATGGCCGATGGACAGGTCAGCGGCGAGCGTTTGCAGGGACACTGGGTCGATGTCGGTACCCATGAGCGCCTGGCGGAAGTCGAAACCTTGTTAGAAGCGAGTCACTGA
- a CDS encoding aminoglycoside phosphotransferase family protein translates to MPDQDVRLQHLKVWLDEQLSIVYASNGWGPVPPATLTAASSDASFRRYFRWEGEGRSFVVMDAPPPQENCKPFVDIAHLLAKSATNVPKIYAEDLPRGFLLLNDLGNKTYLDVIDGENADALFKDALQTLLAFQQLPMDAPLPSYDVALLRRELELFPEWYVGRELGVELNERQRGQWQRVSELLIESALAQPKVLVHRDYMPRNLMLSEPNPGVLDFQDAVYGPVTYDVTCLFKDAFLSWPEARVRGWLEDYWQQASRLGIAVQPDFEDFLRASDLMGVQRHLKVIGIFARICHRDGKPRYLGDVPRFFAYIEAVVARRPELAELGELLASLRQPVGACV, encoded by the coding sequence ATGCCTGACCAAGATGTACGCTTGCAACACCTGAAAGTTTGGCTCGATGAGCAGTTGTCGATTGTTTACGCCTCCAACGGATGGGGCCCCGTGCCCCCGGCCACATTGACCGCGGCCAGCAGCGACGCGAGTTTCCGGCGGTATTTCCGCTGGGAAGGCGAAGGCCGCAGCTTTGTCGTGATGGATGCTCCACCGCCCCAGGAAAACTGCAAACCCTTCGTGGATATCGCTCATCTGCTGGCAAAATCCGCAACCAATGTGCCGAAAATTTATGCAGAAGATCTGCCGCGCGGCTTTCTTTTGCTCAATGACCTGGGCAACAAAACCTATCTGGACGTGATCGACGGCGAAAATGCCGACGCCCTGTTCAAGGATGCGCTGCAAACCTTGCTGGCTTTCCAGCAGTTGCCGATGGATGCGCCGTTGCCCAGTTATGACGTCGCTTTGCTGCGCCGCGAACTGGAACTGTTCCCCGAGTGGTACGTGGGACGCGAGTTGGGCGTCGAGCTGAATGAGCGCCAGCGCGGCCAATGGCAGCGGGTCAGCGAACTGTTGATCGAAAGCGCCCTGGCCCAGCCCAAGGTGCTGGTGCATCGTGACTATATGCCGCGCAACCTGATGCTCAGCGAGCCCAACCCGGGCGTGCTGGATTTCCAGGATGCGGTCTATGGCCCGGTGACCTATGACGTCACCTGCCTGTTCAAGGATGCCTTTCTCAGCTGGCCCGAAGCGCGGGTGCGCGGCTGGCTGGAAGACTACTGGCAGCAAGCGTCCCGGCTCGGGATCGCGGTACAGCCCGATTTCGAGGATTTCCTGCGCGCCAGCGACCTGATGGGGGTGCAGCGCCATCTCAAGGTGATCGGGATCTTCGCGCGTATTTGCCACCGCGACGGCAAGCCCCGCTATCTGGGCGACGTGCCGCGTTTCTTTGCTTATATAGAAGCCGTCGTGGCTCGTCGGCCGGAGCTGGCGGAGTTGGGTGAGCTGTTGGCCAGCCTGCGTCAACCGGTCGGAGCCTGTGTATGA
- a CDS encoding LPS-assembly protein LptD encodes MALKSPAFRKKFPLLVTGSLLALQPLATSFVVAAEQYDCSVSASGGWDCAPKTSAAKLPPRPVHDASAVSSSTATPAEGGETREDTGAKPMLVTESKGRGLKSRSEDYSHLDWVPREKLTAAQLAETGPYCAGAYIEPIRPGMNDKTNKSDAPTFIGAKASRYQQEQQIATLAGDVVMRQGSMQVEADEANLYQAENRGELSGNVRLRDNGTLMVGDHADVQLDTGEAKVDNAEYVMHKSRIRGNALYAKRAENAIIRLKDGTYTTCEPSSNAWQLKGNNITLNPATGFGTATNVTLRVKDIPVLYTPYIYFPIDDRRQSGFLPPTIGSGSDTGFMLVTPYYFNLAPNYDATLYPRYMSKRGLLMEGEFRYLTKSSEGQFGAAYLNDENDDRKLQSDYEKTRYMYNWQHKGGLDSRLMTEVDYTKISDPYYFQDLQTDQIGVESRDFVNQQGAVTYRGDTYTARLNAQAYELATVSNITPYNRLPQITLNGFLPQHPGGLDFKYETEIVRFDRDLQNGTFFDENGVGAPRLDRNIQGLARANGNRLNLAPSVSLPLNWTYGFLKPSLKYQYTQYDLDLDSIGKSQVAAQTAEQNRLDGTYSSNQNRGVPIASIDSGLYFDRNTQWFGKNYRQTLEPRLYYLYVPEKDQSDIPVFDTSESTFNYSSLFRDNRFTGSDRVGDENKLSLGVTNRWIEENGFERQRISIGQALYFKDREVQLPGIDAKTRDDAHSNVSPYALEYEYRWNRDWRTTADYNWDPDSHSPRSGSAMFHYQPEDNPNKVINAGYRYRNDLVRYDQSTGKWSVGGGDYGTPGTPGYVKDYYKIKQHDFSVIWPIVPQWNLISRWQYDYNRNRTLDAFGGFEYDNCCWKLRLINRYWVKYDELSQDAPQNEKGDHGIFLQIVLKGLGGLTGAKVESFLDKGIQGYREREDQAF; translated from the coding sequence ATGGCATTGAAATCCCCCGCGTTTCGTAAAAAATTTCCGTTGTTGGTTACTGGCAGTCTGCTGGCCCTGCAACCCCTAGCCACTTCGTTCGTGGTCGCCGCAGAACAGTATGACTGCTCAGTCTCTGCTTCGGGTGGCTGGGACTGCGCGCCGAAAACCAGCGCCGCTAAACTGCCTCCGCGCCCCGTGCATGATGCGAGTGCGGTCAGTTCGAGTACCGCTACACCGGCCGAAGGCGGCGAAACCCGTGAAGACACCGGTGCCAAGCCGATGCTGGTTACCGAGTCCAAGGGCCGCGGCCTGAAGTCCCGCAGCGAAGACTACAGTCACCTCGACTGGGTTCCGCGCGAGAAGCTGACCGCCGCCCAGTTGGCCGAGACCGGTCCTTACTGCGCTGGTGCTTATATCGAACCGATTCGTCCTGGCATGAATGACAAGACGAATAAAAGTGACGCCCCGACCTTTATCGGCGCCAAGGCTTCGCGTTATCAGCAGGAGCAACAGATCGCTACCCTGGCCGGTGACGTGGTCATGCGCCAGGGCAGCATGCAGGTCGAGGCCGACGAGGCCAACCTGTACCAGGCTGAGAACCGTGGCGAACTGAGCGGCAACGTCCGCCTGCGCGACAACGGCACCCTCATGGTTGGCGATCACGCCGACGTGCAACTGGACACCGGCGAGGCCAAGGTCGACAACGCCGAATACGTGATGCACAAATCGCGCATCCGCGGTAACGCGCTGTACGCCAAGCGTGCCGAGAACGCGATCATTCGTCTCAAGGACGGCACGTACACTACGTGCGAACCGAGCAGCAACGCCTGGCAGCTCAAGGGCAACAACATCACCCTGAACCCGGCGACCGGCTTCGGCACCGCGACCAACGTGACGTTGCGCGTCAAGGACATTCCGGTCCTGTACACGCCATACATCTATTTCCCGATCGACGACCGTCGCCAGTCCGGCTTCCTGCCGCCGACCATCGGCAGCGGCAGCGATACCGGCTTCATGCTGGTCACCCCGTACTACTTCAACCTGGCGCCGAACTACGACGCCACGTTGTATCCGCGCTACATGAGCAAGCGCGGCCTGTTGATGGAAGGCGAATTCCGCTACCTGACCAAGTCCAGCGAAGGTCAGTTCGGCGCGGCGTACCTCAATGACGAAAACGACGACCGCAAGCTGCAGTCGGACTACGAAAAAACCCGCTACATGTACAACTGGCAGCACAAGGGCGGGCTCGATTCGCGTCTGATGACCGAGGTCGACTACACCAAGATCAGCGATCCGTACTACTTCCAGGATCTGCAGACCGACCAGATTGGTGTGGAAAGCCGAGACTTCGTGAACCAGCAGGGTGCAGTGACCTATCGCGGTGATACCTATACCGCGCGACTCAATGCACAGGCTTATGAACTGGCCACGGTTTCCAATATCACGCCTTACAACCGTCTGCCGCAAATCACCTTGAATGGTTTCCTGCCGCAACATCCGGGCGGTCTGGATTTCAAGTACGAAACCGAGATTGTTCGCTTTGATCGCGACCTGCAGAACGGTACGTTTTTTGATGAGAATGGTGTCGGTGCACCGAGACTCGACCGCAACATTCAAGGTCTGGCGCGTGCCAATGGCAATCGCCTGAATCTTGCACCGTCTGTAAGCCTTCCGCTTAACTGGACCTATGGCTTCCTGAAGCCGTCCCTCAAGTATCAATACACCCAGTACGATCTGGATCTGGACAGTATTGGCAAGAGCCAGGTTGCTGCACAGACTGCGGAGCAGAACCGTCTTGACGGTACTTACAGCAGCAACCAGAACCGTGGCGTGCCTATTGCCAGCATCGACAGCGGCTTGTACTTCGACCGCAACACCCAATGGTTCGGCAAAAACTATCGCCAGACCCTGGAACCGCGCCTCTACTATCTCTACGTACCGGAGAAAGACCAGAGCGACATCCCGGTATTCGATACCAGCGAGTCTACTTTCAACTACTCGTCGCTGTTCCGTGATAACCGTTTCACCGGCTCCGACCGCGTAGGCGACGAGAACAAACTGTCTCTCGGCGTCACCAACCGCTGGATCGAAGAAAACGGCTTTGAACGTCAACGCATCAGTATCGGCCAGGCCTTGTACTTCAAGGACCGCGAAGTCCAGTTGCCGGGTATCGATGCGAAGACCCGCGATGACGCACACTCCAATGTTTCGCCTTATGCGCTGGAATACGAGTACCGCTGGAACCGCGACTGGCGTACTACTGCCGACTATAACTGGGATCCGGACAGCCACAGCCCGCGCTCCGGCAGTGCGATGTTCCACTACCAGCCGGAAGACAACCCGAACAAGGTTATCAACGCCGGTTATCGTTATCGCAACGACCTGGTTCGTTACGACCAGTCCACGGGTAAATGGTCGGTGGGTGGCGGTGACTACGGCACTCCTGGCACTCCTGGCTACGTGAAGGACTATTACAAGATCAAGCAGCACGACTTCTCGGTGATCTGGCCGATCGTGCCGCAATGGAACCTGATCAGCCGCTGGCAGTACGACTACAACCGCAACCGTACCCTCGATGCCTTCGGTGGTTTCGAATACGACAACTGCTGCTGGAAACTGCGCCTGATCAACCGTTACTGGGTCAAGTATGACGAACTCAGTCAAGACGCCCCGCAGAACGAGAAAGGCGACCATGGCATCTTCCTCCAAATCGTCCTGAAAGGACTCGGCGGCCTGACCGGCGCCAAGGTAGAGAGCTTCCTCGACAAAGGCATTCAAGGTTACCGTGAACGTGAAGACCAAGCTTTCTGA
- the surA gene encoding peptidylprolyl isomerase SurA — translation MKTKLSDCLRPLMLGALFLGTAASAAVQPIDKVVAIVDNDVVMQSQLDQRVHEVQQTIAKRGGGMPPAEVLNQQVLERLIVENLQLQIGERSGIRITDEELNQAVGTIAQRNNMTPDQFRAALARDGLSYQDAREQIRREMIISRVRQRRVAERIQVSEQEVKNFLASDLGKMQLSEELHLANILIPTPESANSEAIQSAARQAMDIYQQLKQGADFAQLAIARSGSDNALEGGDMGWRKAAQLPPPFDRELSAMAVGDITQPARTPGGFIILKLLEKRGGGNQMRDEVHVRHILIKPSEIRSEEETKRLAQKLYERIEAGEDFAELAKSYSEDPGSALNGGDLSWIDPNALVPEFRDVMAKTPQGQLSKPFQSPYGWHVLEVLGRRATDSTTQAREQQAMTVLRNRKYDEELQTWLRQIRDEAYVEIKLPGADQAAQ, via the coding sequence GTGAAGACCAAGCTTTCTGATTGTCTGCGCCCGCTGATGCTGGGCGCGTTGTTCCTGGGTACCGCGGCGAGCGCCGCGGTACAACCCATCGACAAAGTGGTGGCCATCGTCGATAACGATGTGGTCATGCAGAGCCAGCTGGACCAACGGGTTCACGAAGTTCAGCAAACCATCGCCAAGCGCGGCGGCGGCATGCCTCCCGCCGAGGTCCTGAACCAGCAGGTACTGGAACGCCTGATCGTCGAAAACCTGCAACTGCAGATCGGCGAGCGCTCCGGCATCCGCATTACCGATGAAGAGCTGAACCAGGCTGTCGGCACCATCGCCCAACGCAACAACATGACGCCCGATCAGTTCCGCGCCGCCCTGGCTCGTGATGGCCTGTCCTATCAGGACGCCCGTGAGCAGATCCGCCGCGAGATGATCATCAGCCGTGTGCGCCAGCGCCGTGTTGCCGAGCGCATTCAGGTCTCCGAGCAGGAAGTGAAGAACTTCCTCGCCTCCGACCTGGGCAAAATGCAGCTGTCCGAAGAGCTGCACCTGGCCAATATCCTGATTCCAACCCCAGAAAGCGCCAACTCCGAAGCGATTCAGAGCGCCGCGCGCCAGGCCATGGATATCTATCAGCAGCTCAAGCAAGGCGCCGACTTCGCTCAGTTGGCCATCGCCCGCTCGGGTAGCGACAACGCCCTGGAAGGCGGCGACATGGGTTGGCGTAAAGCCGCTCAACTGCCCCCTCCGTTCGACCGCGAACTGAGCGCCATGGCAGTGGGCGATATCACCCAGCCAGCCCGTACGCCAGGCGGTTTCATCATCCTGAAGCTGTTGGAAAAACGCGGCGGCGGCAATCAGATGCGTGACGAAGTGCATGTCCGTCACATCCTGATCAAGCCAAGTGAAATTCGCAGCGAAGAAGAAACCAAACGCCTGGCCCAGAAGCTCTATGAGCGCATCGAAGCCGGCGAAGACTTTGCCGAACTGGCGAAAAGCTACTCGGAAGATCCGGGTTCCGCCCTCAACGGCGGCGACCTCAGCTGGATCGACCCGAACGCCCTGGTACCCGAGTTCCGCGACGTAATGGCCAAGACCCCGCAAGGTCAGCTGTCCAAGCCGTTCCAGAGCCCTTATGGCTGGCACGTACTGGAAGTCCTTGGCCGCCGCGCCACCGACAGCACTACCCAGGCTCGCGAACAACAAGCGATGACTGTGCTGCGCAACCGCAAATACGACGAAGAGCTGCAAACCTGGCTGCGCCAGATTCGCGACGAAGCCTACGTCGAGATCAAACTTCCTGGCGCTGACCAGGCGGCACAGTGA